A region from the Lolium perenne isolate Kyuss_39 chromosome 4, Kyuss_2.0, whole genome shotgun sequence genome encodes:
- the LOC127332128 gene encoding nuclear/nucleolar GTPase 2, protein MAKKMKERPLNVSGKPRHSLDVNRPNDKKRASGGGGGRSAATVRRLNMYKLRPKRDRRGKIKKLDLKSEDLPNTRIEPDPRWFGNTRVASQKLLDFMREELKGGLSNNYSVVLKPRKLPLSLVNYDRKDGRAHILDTEPFEHAFGPKGKRKRPKLSSLDYESLIKQADNSQDAFEEKHASSKLPKDEQEDGLRDLVRHNMFEKGQSKRIWSELYKVIDSSDVVVQVLDARDPMGTRCYHLEKHLKENAKHKHLVLLLNKCDLVPASATKGWLRTLSKDYPTLAFHASINKSFGKGCLLSVLRQFARLKSDKQAISVGFVGYPNVGKSSVINTLRSKTVCKVAPIPGETKVWQYITLTKRVFLIDCPGVVYQNNDTETDVVLKGVVRVTNLDDASEHIGEVLRRVKKENLQRAYKIQHWADDNDFLVQLSKRSGKLLKGGEPDLATAAKMVLHDWQRGKIPFFVPPPQQKEVGPSEISESVEKFGEEVVRSDQTAEAMKEIAGIISSQQTMNVPCQNEFGRKNEDSELGEQSD, encoded by the exons AtggcgaagaagatgaaggagcggCCGTTGAACGTGTCGGGCAAGCCCAGGCACTCACTCGACGTCAACCGTCCCAATGACAAGAAGCGCGCGAGCGGCGGCGGGGGTGGCCGGTCCGCGGCCACGGTGCGGCGGCTCAATATGTACAAACTGAGGCCCAAGAGGGACCGCCGCGGGAAGATCAAGAAGCTCGACCTCAAGTCCGAGGACCTCCCCAACACACGCATCGAGCCCGACCCCCGGTGGTTCG GAAATACACGTGTTGCCAGTCAGAAATTACTTGATTTCATGAGGGAGGAACTCAAGGGTGGGCTTTCAAATAACTACAGTGTCGTATTGAAGCCCCGGAAGCTGCCTCTCTCGCTTGTGAACTATGATCGGAAG GATGGCCGGGCACATATTCTTGACACTGAGCCTTTTGAGCATGCCTTTGGACCTAAGGGCAAGCGGAAACGCCCAAAACTATCCAGTCTCGACTATGAATCTCTAATAAAGCAAGCTGATAATTCTCAAG ATGCTTTTGAGGAAAAACATGCTTCATCGAAATTGCCCAAGGATGAGCAGGAAGATGGCTTACGAGATCTAGTCCGACATAATATGTTTGAGAAGGGACAGAGCAAACGAATATGGAGTGAACTATATAAAGTTATTGACTCCTCAGATGTTGTAGTGCAG GTGTTGGATGCCAGGGATCCAATGGGAACTAGATGCTACCATCTAGAGAAACACCTGAAGGAGAATGCAAAGCACAAACACTTGGTATTATTACTAAATAAG TGTGATCTAGTACCTGCTTCCGCAACAAAAGGGTGGTTGCGTACTCTATCAAAGGACTATCCCACCCTAGCATTCCatgcaagcatcaacaagtcattTGGAAAA GGATGTCTCCTTTCAGTATTGCGGCAGTTTGCCCGTTTGAAGAGCGACAAACAAGCAATATCCGTTGGATTTGTTGGATATCCCAATGTTGGGAAGTCATCAGTTATCAACACATTACGCTCCAAAACG GTTTGTAAGGTAGCTCCAATTCCAGGAGAGACGAAGGTGTGGCAGTACATCACCTTGACTAAAAGAGTCTTCTTAATTGATTGCCCCGGGGTTGTGTACCAAAACAACGATACCGAAACTGATGTAGTTCTTAAGGGTGTG GTACGTGTGACAAATTTGGATGATGCTTCTGAGCACATTGGGGAAGTTCTAAGGCGTGTAAAAAAGGAGAATCTACAAAGAGCTTATAAAATACAACACTG GGCTGATGATAACGATTTTCTCGTCCAGCTGAGCAAGAGGAGTGGAAAACTACTCAAG GGCGGGGAGCCTGATCTGGCAACAGCGGCCAAGATGGTGCTTCATGACTGGCAGAGGGGCAAGATCCCATTTTTTGTTCCTCCACCGCAGCAGAAGGAAGTTGGCCCTTCTGAGATTTCTGAATCCGTGGAGAAGTTTGGTGAGGAAGTGGTCAGAAGCGACCAGACTGCTGAAGCCATGAAAGAAATCGCGGGAATCATCTCCTCACAGCAAACTATGAATGTCCCGTGCCAGAATGAATTTGGCAGAAAGAACGAAGATAGCGAACTCGGGGAGCAGTCAGACTAA